The following are encoded in a window of Candidatus Caldatribacterium sp. genomic DNA:
- the amrS gene encoding AmmeMemoRadiSam system radical SAM enzyme — MKEARFFERSNHEVTCLLCPHHCRIPEGRTGICRVRKNTDGTLYALTYGKVSSIAIDPIEKKPLYHFCPGSRILSIGSVGCNFQCPFCQNWQISQVGFGDFPLHEVTPEALLEIAKREQSIGISFTYNEPFIWWEFVHDVALLFRKEGLKNVLVTNGYVEREPLVKLLPLVDALNIDLKSIDESFYRHHCKARLSPVLSTIEISWKAGVHVELTHLVVTGLNDTLEGVQRLVDWVANLSPSIPLHISRYFPAYKLSHSPTSLGFLEEAFAIAREKLHFVYLGNVWDEEKSSTFCPSCGKVVVVRHGYTTRVVGLDGTRCRFCGADLPFVLS, encoded by the coding sequence ATGAAGGAAGCACGGTTCTTTGAGAGGAGTAATCATGAAGTCACCTGTCTCCTCTGTCCCCATCACTGCCGTATCCCCGAGGGAAGAACCGGTATATGCCGTGTTCGGAAAAACACAGATGGAACCCTTTACGCCCTCACGTATGGAAAGGTCTCTTCCATTGCCATTGACCCTATTGAAAAGAAGCCTTTGTACCATTTCTGCCCTGGGAGCAGGATTCTCTCCATTGGCAGCGTGGGGTGTAACTTTCAATGCCCTTTCTGTCAGAACTGGCAGATTTCTCAGGTTGGATTTGGTGACTTCCCACTCCATGAGGTTACCCCTGAAGCACTCCTTGAAATTGCAAAGAGGGAACAATCTATTGGGATTTCCTTCACCTACAACGAGCCTTTCATATGGTGGGAATTTGTGCACGATGTGGCGTTGCTCTTCCGAAAAGAGGGGTTGAAGAACGTCCTTGTAACCAACGGATATGTAGAAAGGGAACCCCTGGTGAAGCTCCTTCCCCTTGTTGATGCCCTGAACATCGACCTCAAATCCATAGACGAAAGCTTCTACAGGCACCACTGCAAGGCTCGACTCTCTCCCGTTCTCTCTACCATTGAAATCTCCTGGAAAGCAGGCGTTCATGTGGAACTTACGCATCTTGTGGTAACAGGGCTCAATGATACCCTGGAGGGAGTGCAGAGGCTCGTTGACTGGGTGGCGAATCTCTCTCCCTCTATTCCGCTGCACATTTCCAGGTATTTCCCAGCCTATAAACTCTCCCATTCCCCAACCTCTCTTGGTTTTTTGGAGGAAGCTTTCGCGATAGCCCGGGAAAAACTGCATTTTGTATACCTTGGAAATGTATGGGATGAGGAGAAAAGCTCGACCTTTTGCCCCTCCTGTGGTAAGGTAGTTGTTGTCCGGCATGGATACACTACTCGGGTTGTGGGCCTTGATGGGACCCGATGTCGCTTCTGTGGAGCCGATCTCCCCTTCGTGCTCTCCTGA
- a CDS encoding iron hydrogenase small subunit, whose amino-acid sequence MAKTIGEMKEKAQAVSLVTIYLDGREVRVPEGVTILEACRMEGLHIPTLCYFEGLSPWGGCRICVVEVEGQPNLVASCVTPVREGMKIWTSSKKVREARKTNLELLLSNHPLDCQLCDRNGSCELQDLAYQFGVREIRFQGERKVYEVDRSSPSVKRDPNRCILCGRCVRTCREVQTVCAIDFANRGFETVISPSLGLPLGESVCVNCGQCILACPTGALSEVSHVEMVWEAINDPEKFVILQTAPAIRVSIGEPFGLPPGTVTTGKMVAAFRRLGFDKVFDTNFAADLTIIEEGHEFIARLKQGGKLPLITSCSPGWIKFMEHFYPELMENVSTCKSPQQMFGAVAKTYYAQKLGIDPQNMVVVSIMPCTAKKFECQRDEMRASGFQDVDFSLTTREAARMLKEKGIDLREMPEEDFDDPLGISTGAAAVFGATGGVMEAALRSVYEILTGKTLEKVDFYSVRGMDGVKEATVDINGMEVHVAVAHGLGNARKVLDEVKAGRSKYHFIEIMACPGGCIGGGGQPIPTNLEIRMKRIEAIYQVDRSLPLRKSHENPAIKRLYEEFLGEPNGERAHHLLHTHYVPRERM is encoded by the coding sequence ATGGCAAAGACTATCGGCGAAATGAAGGAAAAGGCTCAAGCAGTATCCCTTGTGACTATTTACCTTGACGGTCGGGAAGTGCGGGTTCCTGAGGGAGTTACGATTCTTGAAGCTTGCCGCATGGAAGGCCTCCATATTCCCACCCTCTGTTACTTTGAAGGCCTCAGTCCATGGGGTGGTTGCCGCATTTGCGTGGTCGAGGTCGAAGGACAGCCGAATCTCGTAGCTTCCTGCGTTACTCCTGTTCGAGAGGGAATGAAAATCTGGACTTCTTCAAAGAAAGTCCGAGAGGCCCGAAAGACAAACCTTGAACTTCTCCTCTCCAACCATCCTCTCGACTGCCAGCTCTGTGACCGAAATGGGTCCTGTGAATTGCAGGATCTTGCGTACCAGTTTGGGGTTCGAGAAATTCGTTTCCAAGGAGAGCGCAAGGTCTACGAAGTGGATCGGAGTAGCCCCTCGGTAAAAAGGGACCCGAACCGTTGCATTCTCTGTGGACGCTGTGTCCGTACCTGTCGAGAGGTTCAGACAGTTTGTGCGATTGATTTTGCCAATCGGGGATTTGAGACTGTTATCAGTCCCTCTCTTGGGCTGCCCCTTGGAGAAAGCGTCTGTGTGAACTGCGGTCAGTGCATTCTCGCCTGCCCAACAGGGGCACTCTCTGAGGTAAGCCATGTGGAAATGGTCTGGGAAGCCATTAACGATCCGGAGAAGTTTGTCATTCTTCAGACCGCTCCTGCCATTCGTGTGAGTATCGGTGAACCTTTTGGCCTTCCACCGGGGACTGTTACGACCGGGAAAATGGTTGCAGCCTTCCGCCGTCTTGGGTTTGACAAGGTTTTCGACACGAACTTTGCCGCCGATCTCACCATTATTGAGGAGGGCCACGAGTTCATTGCTCGCTTGAAACAGGGTGGTAAGCTCCCACTCATCACCTCCTGTAGCCCTGGGTGGATTAAGTTCATGGAGCATTTCTATCCGGAGCTCATGGAGAACGTTTCAACCTGTAAGTCTCCTCAACAGATGTTCGGTGCAGTGGCTAAGACATACTACGCCCAGAAATTAGGCATTGATCCTCAAAATATGGTCGTTGTTTCCATCATGCCGTGCACGGCGAAGAAGTTTGAGTGCCAGCGGGATGAGATGCGAGCCAGCGGGTTCCAGGACGTAGACTTTTCCCTCACCACAAGAGAGGCAGCACGCATGTTGAAGGAGAAGGGCATCGACCTTCGGGAAATGCCTGAAGAAGATTTCGACGACCCCTTGGGCATTTCCACCGGAGCCGCGGCGGTCTTTGGAGCTACCGGTGGAGTCATGGAGGCTGCACTTCGCTCGGTCTACGAGATTCTCACCGGGAAAACGCTTGAAAAGGTTGATTTCTACAGTGTCCGGGGTATGGACGGGGTAAAGGAGGCAACTGTCGATATCAACGGTATGGAGGTCCATGTGGCTGTTGCCCATGGTCTTGGTAATGCCCGGAAAGTGCTCGATGAGGTGAAGGCGGGTCGCTCCAAGTACCACTTCATCGAAATCATGGCCTGTCCTGGAGGATGCATCGGTGGCGGTGGACAGCCCATTCCAACCAATCTCGAGATTCGTATGAAGCGTATTGAAGCCATTTACCAGGTTGACCGAAGTTTGCCGTTGCGGAAGTCCCATGAGAACCCGGCCATCAAGCGTCTCTATGAGGAGTTCCTGGGTGAACCGAATGGAGAACGGGCGCACCATCTCCTCCACACCCACTATGTTCCCCGGGAACGGATGTAG
- the mreC gene encoding rod shape-determining protein MreC: MKRKVLFLAVLFFVSLQIMVTVTRLPEGKDIRGIRFLAFPLYRGGLVVYNLFRSWGELFKEKRMLLEENARLKEELGQVRGEKVLLEEELERLRMEIEATRIEERFSFEVIPAQVIGRNPYDWLGSITIDRGGEDGVTVGLAVVTYQGMVGRVERVYPRYAEVRLLLSPSLALGVLVQRTRDLGVLSGDGRGTCTVKYIPRDSQVAEGDLIITSGLGEKVPRGIIVGRVSKVQERPGDLFKEIVVEPSCDFSRLGRVFVIR, encoded by the coding sequence ATGAAACGTAAAGTCTTGTTCCTTGCAGTGCTCTTTTTCGTATCCTTGCAGATTATGGTTACCGTAACTCGCTTACCCGAGGGGAAAGATATCCGAGGCATTCGTTTCCTTGCCTTTCCACTCTACCGAGGAGGGCTTGTGGTGTACAATCTCTTCCGTTCCTGGGGAGAGCTCTTTAAGGAAAAAAGGATGCTCCTTGAGGAAAACGCACGCCTCAAGGAAGAGCTTGGACAGGTACGGGGAGAGAAGGTACTCCTTGAAGAAGAGCTTGAGCGGCTTCGAATGGAGATTGAGGCAACACGCATTGAAGAACGCTTCTCTTTTGAGGTTATTCCCGCCCAGGTTATTGGGAGAAACCCTTACGACTGGCTTGGGAGCATCACCATTGACCGAGGGGGAGAGGATGGGGTTACGGTAGGACTGGCAGTCGTCACGTACCAGGGCATGGTTGGACGAGTGGAGCGAGTATACCCTCGTTACGCTGAGGTTCGGCTCCTCCTTAGCCCTTCTCTTGCCCTGGGGGTTCTTGTGCAGCGCACTCGAGATCTCGGAGTTCTTTCCGGTGATGGCAGGGGAACGTGCACCGTAAAGTATATCCCCAGAGATTCCCAAGTTGCAGAAGGGGATCTCATCATTACCTCGGGCCTCGGCGAGAAAGTCCCTCGGGGTATCATAGTGGGAAGAGTCAGTAAAGTTCAGGAACGTCCGGGGGACCTCTTCAAGGAGATTGTTGTGGAACCGAGCTGTGATTTCTCGAGACTGGGAAGAGTGTTTGTGATCCGATGA
- a CDS encoding FAD:protein FMN transferase produces the protein MSLLWSRSPLRALLRWLLLAAGGVLVVFHLSSETFLRKTFLGFDTFIEVELPRRDASLFSEIALLVHRYNSLWNRFSPQSSIARINHTSNSWVPLDAETFHLLEEAFALSEKTKGMFCPLIGGLMDLWGFSGKPHVPDPQDLERELKNIRESTIMFDRKEKAVLRKGEAKLDLGGIAKGYFVDLLVRFLRERNVESFLINAGGTVFGSGKVWRVGILHPRREGLLGRVRIRDLCVSTSADYFRFFEENGRRYHHILNPRNGYPGETFISVTVVAPQGTLADVLSTVIMAGDEAFLSHILEEFPEVAVLAVRKDGSVFLSPKMRELFEATHET, from the coding sequence ATGTCGCTTCTGTGGAGCCGATCTCCCCTTCGTGCTCTCCTGAGATGGCTACTCCTTGCAGCCGGAGGAGTCTTGGTCGTCTTTCACCTTTCTTCTGAAACCTTTTTGCGGAAAACCTTCCTTGGCTTTGATACCTTCATCGAGGTGGAACTTCCAAGAAGAGATGCCTCCCTTTTTTCCGAAATCGCCCTTCTCGTTCACCGGTACAATAGCCTCTGGAATCGCTTCTCTCCTCAGAGTTCCATAGCGCGCATTAATCATACCTCCAACTCTTGGGTTCCCCTCGATGCGGAGACATTCCACCTTTTGGAAGAGGCATTTGCCCTCTCGGAGAAAACGAAAGGCATGTTCTGTCCTCTGATTGGAGGTCTCATGGATCTCTGGGGGTTTTCTGGAAAGCCCCATGTTCCCGATCCCCAGGACCTTGAGCGAGAACTCAAGAACATCCGAGAAAGTACTATAATGTTCGACAGAAAGGAAAAAGCGGTGCTCCGGAAAGGAGAGGCAAAGCTTGATCTTGGGGGCATTGCTAAAGGGTACTTTGTGGACCTCCTTGTCCGTTTCCTTAGGGAGAGAAACGTGGAATCCTTTCTCATCAACGCAGGGGGGACGGTCTTTGGATCGGGAAAAGTATGGAGGGTGGGCATTCTCCATCCCCGGAGGGAAGGGCTCCTTGGACGGGTACGGATACGGGACCTCTGTGTTTCAACCTCGGCGGACTACTTCCGGTTCTTTGAAGAGAACGGAAGAAGGTACCACCACATCCTGAATCCTCGGAATGGGTATCCTGGAGAAACCTTCATAAGTGTTACGGTGGTTGCTCCGCAGGGTACCCTTGCAGATGTCCTGTCCACGGTGATTATGGCAGGGGATGAAGCCTTTCTCTCTCACATCCTTGAGGAGTTTCCCGAAGTTGCTGTGCTTGCAGTAAGAAAAGACGGTTCGGTGTTTCTTTCTCCGAAAATGCGGGAACTTTTTGAGGCTACCCATGAAACGTAA
- the nuoE gene encoding NADH-quinone oxidoreductase subunit NuoE gives MEFVYQDIEEIIAKHQEERTPLLCILEEVQEKWGYLPKDVLGYIAKRLDIPSSTVYGVATFYAFLETKPVGKYVIRVCKSTPCHVRGATNVLEALKRELGIREGQTTKDGKFTLEVTSCLGVCGVAPAMMINDVTYGNLTEDRIREVLAIYRD, from the coding sequence ATGGAGTTTGTGTACCAGGATATTGAAGAAATCATTGCCAAGCACCAGGAGGAAAGGACTCCGCTACTCTGCATCCTCGAAGAGGTGCAGGAGAAGTGGGGGTATCTCCCCAAGGACGTTTTGGGATATATTGCAAAACGTCTCGATATCCCCTCAAGTACGGTCTACGGCGTTGCTACGTTCTATGCATTTTTGGAAACAAAGCCGGTTGGGAAGTACGTCATCCGGGTCTGCAAGAGCACACCCTGCCACGTTCGAGGGGCAACGAATGTCCTTGAGGCTCTGAAGAGAGAACTCGGAATCCGAGAAGGACAGACCACAAAAGACGGGAAGTTCACCCTCGAAGTTACGAGTTGTCTTGGTGTCTGTGGTGTTGCGCCGGCAATGATGATTAATGACGTCACGTATGGGAATCTTACCGAGGACCGAATTCGGGAGGTCCTCGCAATCTACCGGGACTGA
- the nuoF gene encoding NADH-quinone oxidoreductase subunit NuoF, producing MLYRAHVLVEVTSNSIALGAAQVKEQLEREIARLGLQNEVKVLETGSFGAAIPSPFVAVYPDNVVYAPVKVQDVRRIVEEHLLKGRVVKDLLFLGERGREVAAFLPPSPAAKEKRVVLRNCGLIDPLNIEEYIARDGYMALAKVLTEMTPEEVIEVVKRSGLQGRGGAGFPTGLKWEFTRKADGEEKYIVCNADEGEPGTFKDRLILEGDPHSVLEAMAIAGYAVGAKEGYIYVRAEYPQSIRHLEVAIAQARERGLLGEKILGTSFSFDVKIRKGAGAYVCGEETALLESIEGKRGEPRVKPPYPPQKGLWGKPTVINNVETLANIPPIILNGAEWFRSIGTPTCPGTKVFTLTGNVNNLGLVEVPMGITLRELVFEIGGGIRGGHGLKLVQTGGPSGGTMTPDLLEVPMAFDTLPRYNSALGSGALTVIDDTHCIVDVVKNFAEFFLHESCGKCTPCRVGNKRVVDILERIAEGLGTPEDLEKLRHLGYNMKATAFCGLGQAAPNPLLRCLEFFQDEFEVHVREKRCPKGICAMKSKSQVKKTVRI from the coding sequence ATGCTGTACCGTGCACATGTTCTCGTAGAAGTGACGAGTAACTCCATAGCCCTGGGGGCAGCCCAGGTTAAGGAACAACTGGAGCGAGAAATTGCCCGTTTGGGGCTCCAAAACGAGGTTAAGGTTCTGGAGACGGGCAGTTTCGGTGCCGCCATTCCTTCTCCATTTGTTGCTGTATACCCTGACAACGTTGTGTACGCTCCGGTAAAGGTGCAGGACGTACGTAGAATCGTAGAAGAGCACCTCTTGAAAGGACGGGTGGTAAAGGATCTCCTTTTCTTAGGCGAGCGGGGACGGGAGGTAGCAGCCTTTCTTCCTCCTTCTCCTGCGGCAAAGGAGAAGCGGGTAGTTCTCCGAAACTGTGGCCTCATCGATCCCCTGAACATCGAGGAGTACATCGCTCGAGACGGGTACATGGCCCTTGCCAAGGTCCTCACCGAGATGACTCCCGAGGAAGTCATCGAAGTGGTGAAGCGGTCCGGTCTCCAGGGACGAGGTGGCGCAGGGTTCCCCACCGGCCTCAAGTGGGAGTTCACAAGAAAGGCTGATGGAGAAGAGAAGTACATCGTGTGCAATGCTGATGAGGGAGAACCGGGTACTTTCAAGGACCGCCTGATTCTCGAGGGCGATCCCCACTCCGTCCTTGAGGCCATGGCCATTGCTGGATATGCCGTCGGAGCAAAGGAAGGGTACATCTACGTCCGGGCGGAGTACCCCCAAAGCATCAGGCATCTTGAGGTGGCTATTGCTCAGGCAAGAGAACGGGGACTCCTTGGGGAAAAGATTCTCGGTACCTCTTTCTCCTTCGATGTGAAGATACGAAAAGGAGCTGGGGCTTACGTTTGCGGAGAAGAGACGGCACTCCTTGAGTCCATCGAAGGGAAACGGGGAGAACCACGGGTAAAGCCACCTTATCCGCCCCAAAAGGGCCTTTGGGGAAAACCAACGGTTATCAACAATGTCGAGACCTTGGCGAACATCCCTCCCATCATCCTCAACGGAGCAGAGTGGTTCCGCAGCATCGGTACCCCGACTTGTCCCGGGACCAAGGTCTTTACGCTCACCGGGAATGTGAACAACCTCGGTCTTGTCGAGGTCCCCATGGGAATCACCCTGCGGGAACTTGTCTTTGAAATTGGTGGGGGAATCCGAGGAGGACACGGCCTGAAACTTGTACAGACTGGCGGTCCTTCTGGAGGTACGATGACACCGGACCTCCTTGAGGTTCCCATGGCCTTTGATACCCTTCCCCGGTACAACTCCGCCCTTGGTTCAGGGGCGCTTACCGTTATTGACGATACCCACTGCATTGTCGACGTGGTGAAAAACTTCGCTGAATTCTTCCTTCATGAGTCCTGTGGGAAGTGCACACCCTGTCGCGTGGGGAATAAGCGCGTTGTCGATATCCTTGAGCGTATCGCGGAGGGTCTGGGAACTCCTGAGGACTTGGAGAAGCTCCGCCACCTGGGATATAACATGAAGGCAACGGCCTTTTGTGGCCTTGGACAGGCTGCTCCGAATCCTCTCCTGCGATGCCTTGAGTTCTTCCAAGATGAATTTGAGGTCCATGTTCGGGAAAAGCGATGTCCGAAGGGCATCTGTGCAATGAAATCGAAATCCCAAGTCAAGAAAACCGTACGGATATAG
- the amrA gene encoding AmmeMemoRadiSam system protein A, with translation MGDEDRFQRDVVHLAREAIAYYLRNRKYLPVPLDLHPRLYQERRGVFVSLKRGKALRGCIGTYLPQQENIAEEITHNAVSAATQDPRFPPVTLEELDALTISVDILSPPEPVTDLASLDPKKYGVIVESGWKRGLLLPDIEGVDTVEEQIRIASMKAGITPREPVTVYRFTVERYREKDS, from the coding sequence ATGGGTGACGAGGACCGTTTCCAAAGAGACGTCGTGCACCTTGCCCGTGAAGCCATCGCCTATTACCTGAGGAACAGGAAGTACCTTCCTGTTCCTTTAGACCTCCATCCCCGTTTGTACCAGGAGCGTCGGGGCGTTTTTGTATCCTTGAAGAGGGGAAAGGCATTGCGGGGGTGTATCGGAACATATCTTCCCCAGCAGGAGAACATTGCTGAGGAGATTACCCACAATGCGGTGAGTGCAGCAACGCAAGACCCCCGTTTCCCCCCTGTGACCCTCGAGGAACTCGATGCTCTTACCATTTCGGTCGATATCCTGAGCCCTCCTGAGCCGGTAACAGATCTCGCAAGCCTTGACCCTAAAAAGTACGGTGTGATTGTGGAGAGTGGATGGAAGAGAGGGTTGCTCCTTCCTGACATTGAGGGGGTAGACACGGTGGAGGAGCAGATTCGTATTGCGTCGATGAAGGCAGGTATAACCCCCCGGGAACCGGTGACAGTGTACCGCTTCACGGTTGAACGGTACAGAGAAAAGGACTCATGA